The Dyella caseinilytica genome has a window encoding:
- a CDS encoding LLM class flavin-dependent oxidoreductase, whose amino-acid sequence MIPFSVLDLAPVTEGSTPTHAFANSLDLARWTEQLGYTRYWLAEHHNMPGIASAATAVLIGHIAGGTSRIRVGAGGIMLPNHAPLQVAEQFGTLASLYPGRIDLGLGRAPGTDQPTARALRRYYEGAETFPNDVSELLAYFEPATPVQMVRAVPGAGIDVPVWLLGSSLFSAQLAAALGLPFAFASHFAPDAMDEALMLYRRDFKPSARLSRPHAMLGVNVVGAESDHEAKRLFTTQQQSFINLRRGRPGLIPPPIDDIETYWSPTEKYGVERALACAIVGSADTVREGLAAFIERHRPDELMLTANIFDHAKRKRSFELAMQAREQLAANA is encoded by the coding sequence ATGATTCCTTTTTCCGTACTCGATCTCGCGCCCGTCACCGAAGGCAGCACACCCACCCACGCGTTTGCCAATTCGCTGGATCTCGCCCGATGGACGGAACAGCTTGGCTATACGCGCTACTGGCTGGCCGAGCATCACAATATGCCCGGCATCGCCAGTGCAGCGACCGCGGTGCTGATTGGGCATATCGCCGGTGGCACCTCGCGAATCCGGGTAGGGGCAGGCGGCATCATGCTGCCCAATCACGCGCCGCTGCAGGTAGCCGAGCAGTTCGGCACGCTGGCGTCGCTGTATCCAGGGCGCATCGATCTTGGATTGGGGCGCGCACCCGGTACCGATCAGCCGACTGCGCGTGCGCTACGCCGTTACTACGAAGGCGCCGAGACGTTTCCGAATGATGTGAGCGAATTGCTCGCCTATTTCGAGCCTGCTACGCCAGTGCAAATGGTGCGGGCGGTGCCGGGAGCGGGCATCGATGTGCCGGTATGGCTGCTTGGATCGAGCCTTTTCAGTGCGCAGCTTGCCGCGGCACTTGGGCTGCCGTTCGCCTTTGCTTCCCACTTCGCGCCCGATGCGATGGATGAGGCACTGATGCTTTATCGCCGCGATTTCAAGCCATCTGCGCGCCTGAGCAGGCCGCACGCCATGCTGGGAGTCAACGTCGTGGGGGCTGAAAGCGATCACGAAGCGAAGCGCCTGTTCACGACCCAGCAACAGAGTTTCATCAACCTCCGCCGAGGCCGCCCCGGGTTGATCCCGCCGCCGATCGACGACATCGAAACCTATTGGTCGCCGACAGAGAAGTATGGCGTGGAGCGTGCGCTGGCCTGTGCGATCGTGGGTAGTGCGGATACGGTAAGGGAAGGGCTGGCAGCCTTTATCGAGCGGCATCGACCGGATGAGTTGATGCTGACGGCCAACATCTTCGATCACGCCAAGCGCAAGCGTTCTTTTGAATTGGCCATGCAGGCTCGAGAGCAGCTTGCTGCCAATGCCTGA
- a CDS encoding MarR family winged helix-turn-helix transcriptional regulator — translation MADFASTEQRLAVTCHRYPDFPRRPATVVRLIKHIYKLVHDEANTVLKPYGINHPEYNLLMMLYGTASGTMSPSELADAAGEKSANITRLTNELCEKGLISRTASADDRRKLELSLTAQGLALIESFLPDICKLLFRETSELTVSEQVQFEKLLKKFLGGLAE, via the coding sequence ATGGCTGATTTTGCGTCAACCGAACAGCGGCTGGCCGTGACCTGTCACCGCTATCCCGACTTTCCCCGCCGCCCGGCAACCGTCGTGCGGCTGATAAAGCACATCTACAAACTGGTGCACGACGAAGCTAACACAGTGCTCAAGCCGTATGGCATCAACCATCCGGAATACAACCTGCTGATGATGTTGTACGGTACAGCCAGCGGTACGATGTCGCCGTCGGAATTGGCGGATGCGGCTGGTGAAAAGTCGGCCAACATCACCCGGTTGACCAATGAGCTTTGCGAGAAGGGATTGATCAGCCGCACAGCCAGCGCCGATGACCGGCGCAAGCTCGAGCTGAGTTTGACGGCACAGGGACTGGCCTTGATCGAAAGTTTTCTTCCCGATATCTGCAAGTTGTTGTTCCGAGAGACGAGCGAGCTAACAGTCTCCGAGCAGGTCCAGTTCGAAAAGCTGTTGAAGAAGTTCCTTGGCGGGTTGGCTGAGTAA